In Longimicrobium sp., one genomic interval encodes:
- a CDS encoding condensation domain-containing protein — PKVSAIVPVERTGALPLSFAQERLWFVDRMEPGSAVYNMPVAQRLGGALDEAALERSLGEIVRRHEALRTVFAEAHGSPVQVIVPFGGFSLPVEDLSELGEAEREAAVRQRAGEEAARPFDLSAGPLFRAALLRLGSEERVLLLTMHHIVSDEWSLGVFFRELWALYAAYRAGRESPLRELPVQYADYAAWQRQQLAGEALERQLSYWRGRLAGAPELLELPADHPRPAVQTFRGATVMVGLPPELLERLQALGQSEGATLFMVLLSAFQVLLSKYSGSEDVVVGSPIAGRTREEVEELIGFFVNTLVLRTDLSGDPGFREVLRRAREATLGAYEHQEVPFERLVEELQPERSLSYSPLFQAMFALQNAEGGGAALPGLSVSGIGAELASAKFDLSLLLTATAQGVRGGLEYSTDLFERGTVVRMLGHLERVLEQVAADPDVRLSQLELLGEAERALVLEAWNRTESAYPAELCIHHLFEARAEKTPDAPAVEFEDGSLTCRELNERANRLAHHLARLGVG; from the coding sequence ACCGAAGGTTTCCGCCATCGTGCCGGTGGAGCGCACGGGGGCGCTGCCGCTGTCCTTTGCGCAGGAGCGGCTCTGGTTCGTCGACCGGATGGAGCCGGGAAGCGCCGTCTACAACATGCCCGTGGCACAGCGCCTGGGGGGCGCGCTGGACGAGGCCGCGCTGGAGCGGAGCCTGGGCGAGATCGTCCGGCGCCACGAGGCGCTGCGGACGGTCTTCGCGGAGGCGCACGGGTCGCCGGTACAGGTGATCGTGCCCTTCGGCGGGTTTTCCCTGCCGGTGGAGGACCTGTCGGAGTTGGGCGAGGCGGAGCGCGAGGCGGCGGTCAGGCAGCGGGCAGGGGAGGAGGCAGCGCGGCCGTTCGACCTTTCGGCGGGGCCGCTCTTCCGCGCGGCGCTGCTGCGGCTGGGCAGCGAGGAGCGCGTGCTGCTGCTCACGATGCACCACATCGTGAGCGACGAGTGGAGCCTGGGGGTGTTCTTCCGGGAGCTGTGGGCGCTGTACGCGGCGTACCGCGCGGGGCGTGAGTCTCCGCTCCGCGAGCTGCCGGTGCAGTACGCCGACTACGCGGCGTGGCAGCGCCAGCAGCTGGCGGGCGAGGCCCTGGAGCGGCAGCTCTCGTACTGGCGCGGGCGCCTGGCGGGTGCGCCGGAGCTGCTGGAGTTGCCTGCCGACCATCCCCGCCCGGCGGTGCAGACGTTCCGGGGCGCGACGGTCATGGTGGGGCTCCCCCCGGAGCTGCTGGAGCGGCTGCAGGCGCTGGGACAAAGCGAGGGGGCGACGCTGTTCATGGTGCTGCTCTCCGCGTTCCAGGTGCTGCTCTCGAAGTACAGCGGGAGCGAAGACGTGGTGGTGGGGAGCCCGATCGCGGGGCGTACGCGCGAGGAGGTGGAGGAGCTGATCGGCTTCTTCGTCAACACGCTGGTGCTGCGCACCGATCTCTCGGGAGACCCGGGCTTTCGCGAGGTGCTGCGGCGGGCGCGCGAGGCCACGCTGGGCGCGTACGAGCACCAGGAGGTGCCCTTCGAGCGCCTGGTGGAGGAGCTGCAGCCGGAACGCTCGCTGAGCTACTCGCCGCTCTTCCAGGCGATGTTCGCGCTGCAGAACGCCGAGGGCGGGGGAGCCGCTCTGCCGGGGCTGAGCGTCAGTGGAATCGGGGCGGAGCTCGCGAGCGCCAAGTTCGATCTCTCCCTGCTGCTCACGGCGACCGCCCAGGGCGTGCGCGGCGGGCTGGAATACAGCACCGACCTCTTCGAACGCGGCACGGTCGTGCGGATGCTCGGCCACCTGGAGCGGGTGCTGGAGCAGGTCGCCGCCGACCCGGACGTGCGGCTCTCGCAGCTGGAGCTGCTCGGCGAGGCGGAGCGCGCGCTGGTGCTGGAGGCGTGGAACCGCACGGAGTCGGCGTACCCCGCGGAGCTCTGCATCCACCACCTCTTCGAGGCGCGGGCGGAGAAGACGCCCGATGCGCCGGCGGTGGAGTTCGAGGATGGGTCGCTCACCTGCCGCGAGCTGAACGAGCGGGCCAACCGGCTCGCCCACCACCTGGCGCGGCTGGGCGTGGG